The Coprobacillus cateniformis DNA window CCACAATGAGATATGATTCCATCTCTAACTGCATATGTCAAATTCAAATTATGTTGATTATGCTCATTATCCTCCAACAATTCAATATCATCAACAAAATGCAAACTATTTCTTTCATGCCAAAACTTTTCTAAACCGTGTTCTTTGGCTATACGTGTTAAAATAGTCTCTCCTCCATGACCAAAAGGTGCATGTCCTAAATCATGACCTACTGCAATTGCCTTTGTTAGTTCAGTATTCAATCCTAATTCATAAGCAATTGTATGAGACACTGATTCCACCAAATTCACATGCTCACTTCTTGTACAAACATGATCATCTTCAACTGCAAAAAAGACTTGCGTTTTATGTTTTAAGCGACGATAAGCTTGTGAAAAAAGAATGCGAGTATAATCTCTACCAAAATCACTTCTTAAATCATGTCTTCTTTGATAGATTATTTCTTCTCTCTTTGTCGCAAGTGCATATTGAGGATGTTCTTCATTCATTGCATAATTGATAAATTCTTTAATTTTCATTGTTGCCACCTCATAAGAGTATGTTATACTAAATAAGAGGTGAAAGCAATGAATAAACATTTATTTTTAGACCAAATTTATGCACTTGTAAAAGATGAACCAAATGTCATTGCAAATCTGGCCAATATCTCTGCTTTTCTCAATGAAAGCCTACAAGAAATTAACTGGGTAGGATTTTATTTCATAGAAAATAACGAACTTGTTTTAGGACCTTTTCAAGGGAAAGTTGCATGTGTGCGTATTCCTATAGGAAAAGGCGTATGTGGAACGGCGGTCCTTAGAAAAAAGGTTATCCGTGTTGAAGATGTTCATCAGTTCATTGGTCATATTGCTTGTGATAGTGCGAGTCGTAGTGAGATTGTTTTACCTATCACAGTCAATGATGAAGTTATTGGTGTGCTAGATATTGATTCTCCATACTATAATCGTTTTACACTTAAAGATGAAGAAATTTTAAAAAATGTTGTAGAAATTATTGAAGAATGTGTATTTAAAAACGTGGTTAATTTATAACCACGTTTTTATTCATTATTTTGTAGCTGCTTCTACCAATTCAACAACTTCTTCCATTGTTCCACAGTTAATAGCCTTATTAGCTAATTCAGCCATTTCAGCTTGTGAAAGTCCTCTGATTAACTTTCTTTGTGATAAGATTGATGTAGCAGACATTGAAAATTCATCAAGTCCTAATCCTAGCAATAATGGAGCTGCTAACGGTTCACCAGCCATTTCTCCACACATACCAGCCCACTTACCTTCTTTATGTGCAGAATCAATAACATGTTTAACCAATCTTAAAATAGATGGATTAAATGGTTGATATAAGTAAGATACACCAGAAGACATTCTGTCAGCAGCAAATGTATATTGAATTAAGTCATTTGTTCCAATTGAGAAGAAATCAACTTCTTTTGCAAATTGATCTGCCAAAACTGCAGCAGCAGGGATTTCAATCATAATACCTACTTGGATACTATCAGATACAGCAATACCTTCTGCTATTAATTTTTCTTTTTCTTCTAATAAAATTCCCTTAGCTTTTCTAAACTCACCTAAAGCAGCAATCATTGGGAACATAATTCTTAAATCACCATGTACTGAAGCTCTTAATAAAGCTCTTAATTGAGTTCTAAAGATATCTTCTCTTTGGAAACACAAACGAATAGCACGAACACCTAAGAATGGATTCATTTCCTTTGGTAAGTCAATGGCTTCAATTTCTTTATCGCCACCAATATCTAGAGTTCTCACGACAACTGGATGACCAGCCATACCTTCTAATATTTCTTTATAAACTTCATATTGCTTATCTTCGCTTGGTAATTCAGCAGATTCCATATATAAGAATTCAGTTCTGAACAATCCAACACCTTCACCACCATTTTCTCTCACACCTTCAAGATCTTTTGGTGAACCAATATTTGCAACCAATTCTACATGTTTACCATCTGTAGAAACAGTCTTTTCATTAACTAATTTCTTTAATTCTTCGCGGTAAGCTTTATATTCATCACGTTTTGTTGTATATTCTTGAATTGTTGCTTCATCCGGATTAATCATAACAACACCTTCAATACCATCAAGAGCAATCATATCTCCATCTTGAACATCATCAGTGATTGTTTTACATGCAACAACTGCAGGAATCTCTAAACTTCTTGCCATAATCGCAGAGTGAGAAGTTCTACCACCAATATTAGTAGCAAATCCTCTAACCAGATTTTTATTTAATTGAGCTGTATCAGAAGGTGTTAAATCATCAGCAATAATGACTACTTCTTCATCAATTAATGCAGGATTAGGTAATGGTTTTCCTAATAAATTTGCTAATAAACGACGTGATACATCTTTTATGTCAGCAGCTCTTTCTCTGAAATACTCATCACCCATAGACTCAAACATTGAAATAAACATTGCTGAAACCTCATCCAATGCAGCAGCTGCATTACATGCTTCATTTCTAATTTTATCTTCAACCTGAGTTTTTAATTCTGGATCCGATAATACTAATGCATGTGCATCAAAGACAGCTGCTTCTTCAGCTGATAAATTTTTTGATGCAGCCTCTTTAATTGTTTCAAGATCCTTAGCAGTTTGCTCCATTGCATTTTCATATGCTTTGATTTCTTTTTCTACATCTTCAACAGTTACTTTTTCTACTGTTAAATCAGGCATAACTAATTTGTAAGCTTTTGCAATTGCAATACCATTAGATGCCGCAATACCTTTTATCATTGTCATTTTGACCTACCTCCATATGAACCCTATTTTACCTTATTTTCTCCATAAAATAAAGGCTTATATTGCAATATTTCACTAAAATGTATGTGTTTCCACTTTTTTATAACTCTTTCATGTGATTATAAAAGAAAATAAAAATACACGTTTCATATAGGTTTATCAGTTATATATTATATTTTCAAATTATGAAAATTAGCCTTTTATTTCTTATATCTTTGGTATATAATGTAAGTAAATATAGGAGGGACAAAAATGAAAGTCATTGTTGTTAAAAATTATGAAGAAGCAAGTCAAAAAGCTTGTGAAATTATGTTAGATATCGTTAAAAGCAATCCACAAGCAAATTTAGGTTTAGCTACTGGATCTACACCAGTAAGAATGTATGAATTAATGAGAGAAGACCATAAAAAGAATGGAACATCTTATAAAGATATTAAAACATTTAATCTAGATGAATATTTTGGTTTAGATCAATCACATCCTCAAAGTTATCACTATTTTATGTGTCATAACTTATTTAATGAATTAGATATTAACATGGAAAATGTTCATGTTCCTAAAGGTCAAGGGAATATTGATGAAGAATGTGAATCTTACAATAAACTTTTACAAGAAAATCCAATTGATATTCAATTATTAGGAATTGGTTCTAATGGTCATATCGGTTTTAATGAACCTGGTACTCCATTTGATTCAGTAACACATAAAGTTGATTTAAAACAATCTACTATTGAAGATAACGCACGTTTATTCTTTGATGGAAAAATTGAAGATGTACCTACTCAAGCAGTAAGCATGGGTATTGCAAATATCATGGCAGCAAAAAAGGTTTTACTTATTGCTTGTGGTGAAGGCAAAGCAAAAGCAGTTTATGGAATGGCTGAAGCACCTAAAACTATTGATTTACCTGCAAGTGCACTTCAAGATCATCCAGATTGTATATTAATTGCTGATGAAGCAGCTGCTTCATTATTAAAAAATAAATAAAACATAAAACCTGCAAAAATGCAGGTTTTTTTATTATTCAATATGAAAACAAAATAGGAAATGAAGGAAAGACAAAAAAAGGATATCCAGTGTGGATATCCGAAGTGAACTGGCAGCTTGCTATTGTCGCGATTGCTCACTATCGTCGCCGTTATGATGCTTAACTTCTGTGTTCGGGATGGGTACAGGTGTTTCCATCATGCTATCGCTACCAGATCTCTCCTGGTGCCTTCCTCTCGGAGCACTCAAAACTGAACAGTAATCTCGCCTTCTTCTTGAACAACCTTCTTCTGGTTAAGTCCTCGACCTATTAGT harbors:
- a CDS encoding GAF domain-containing protein: MNKHLFLDQIYALVKDEPNVIANLANISAFLNESLQEINWVGFYFIENNELVLGPFQGKVACVRIPIGKGVCGTAVLRKKVIRVEDVHQFIGHIACDSASRSEIVLPITVNDEVIGVLDIDSPYYNRFTLKDEEILKNVVEIIEECVFKNVVNL
- the nagB gene encoding glucosamine-6-phosphate deaminase, whose translation is MKVIVVKNYEEASQKACEIMLDIVKSNPQANLGLATGSTPVRMYELMREDHKKNGTSYKDIKTFNLDEYFGLDQSHPQSYHYFMCHNLFNELDINMENVHVPKGQGNIDEECESYNKLLQENPIDIQLLGIGSNGHIGFNEPGTPFDSVTHKVDLKQSTIEDNARLFFDGKIEDVPTQAVSMGIANIMAAKKVLLIACGEGKAKAVYGMAEAPKTIDLPASALQDHPDCILIADEAAASLLKNK
- the ptsP gene encoding phosphoenolpyruvate--protein phosphotransferase, which codes for MIKGIAASNGIAIAKAYKLVMPDLTVEKVTVEDVEKEIKAYENAMEQTAKDLETIKEAASKNLSAEEAAVFDAHALVLSDPELKTQVEDKIRNEACNAAAALDEVSAMFISMFESMGDEYFRERAADIKDVSRRLLANLLGKPLPNPALIDEEVVIIADDLTPSDTAQLNKNLVRGFATNIGGRTSHSAIMARSLEIPAVVACKTITDDVQDGDMIALDGIEGVVMINPDEATIQEYTTKRDEYKAYREELKKLVNEKTVSTDGKHVELVANIGSPKDLEGVRENGGEGVGLFRTEFLYMESAELPSEDKQYEVYKEILEGMAGHPVVVRTLDIGGDKEIEAIDLPKEMNPFLGVRAIRLCFQREDIFRTQLRALLRASVHGDLRIMFPMIAALGEFRKAKGILLEEKEKLIAEGIAVSDSIQVGIMIEIPAAAVLADQFAKEVDFFSIGTNDLIQYTFAADRMSSGVSYLYQPFNPSILRLVKHVIDSAHKEGKWAGMCGEMAGEPLAAPLLLGLGLDEFSMSATSILSQRKLIRGLSQAEMAELANKAINCGTMEEVVELVEAATK